Proteins from a genomic interval of Clostridium scatologenes:
- a CDS encoding NAD(P)H-dependent oxidoreductase subunit E, giving the protein MIFMENMFKCSDVDTILQKHNFQATNIIAILQDIQEVYRYLPKEIFQYLSEKLGMSRAKIYGIATFYENFSLDPKGKFIIKVCDGTACHVRKSIPILNKIREELKLSEDKTTTDDLLFSVETVSCLGACGLAPAITVNDQVHGAMTTDKVVELLNSLKEEK; this is encoded by the coding sequence ATGATATTCATGGAAAACATGTTTAAATGTAGTGATGTAGATACTATATTACAAAAACATAACTTTCAAGCTACTAATATTATTGCAATACTTCAAGACATTCAAGAAGTATATAGGTATTTGCCTAAGGAAATATTTCAATATCTTTCAGAAAAGCTTGGTATGAGTAGAGCAAAAATATATGGTATAGCAACCTTTTATGAAAATTTTTCGTTAGATCCTAAAGGTAAATTTATAATAAAGGTATGTGATGGAACTGCTTGTCACGTAAGAAAATCAATTCCCATTTTAAATAAAATAAGAGAAGAATTAAAACTTTCAGAAGATAAAACTACAACAGATGATTTACTATTTTCTGTGGAAACGGTTTCCTGCCTTGGTGCCTGTGGGCTAGCACCTGCTATTACGGTTAATGATCAAGTACATGGTGCTATGACTACTGACAAAGTAGTAGAGCTTTTAAATTCACTTAAGGAGGAAAAATAG
- the nuoF gene encoding NADH-quinone oxidoreductase subunit NuoF: MLLNRNDLINARDEYRKSLEMQSKKILICGGTGCVAGGSLKIYDEFLKLMKERNLNCTVELEKHSHDESVGLKKSGCHGFCEMGPLIRIEPFGYLYIKVKPEDCGEILDKTILNNECVERLVYKKDDVIYKKQDEIPFYKKQTRIALKHCGHIDATSIKECIALGGYSSLEKALFDMTSDEIIKQIDESNLRGRGGGGFPTGRKWGQVKRQKADMKYIVCNGDEGDPGAFMDRSVMEGDPHRLIEGMMIAAVACGAKEGYIYVRAEYPLAVSRLANAIEQAKECGILGENILGTNFNFDIKINKGAGAFVCGEGSALTASIEGKRGMPRVKPPRTVEHGLFDKPTVLNNVETFANVPIIIDEGAQWYKEIGTEDSPGTKAFALTGNIENTGLIEVPMGTTLREVIFDIGGGIRDGKKFKAVQIGGPSGGCLTTDNLDLPLDFDSLKKVGAMIGSGGLVVMDEDTCMVEVARFFMNFTRNESCGKCVPCREGTKRMLEILEGIVAGNGKLEDIDMLLELADTISSTALCGLGKSASSPVVSTIKNFRDEYETHIVDKKCPSKTCTKLKKIFIDREICKGCSKCSKVCPVGAISGKVKNPFEIDQNKCVKCGTCIDACAFKAIKED; this comes from the coding sequence ATGCTTCTCAATAGAAATGATTTAATTAATGCTAGGGATGAGTATAGAAAGAGTCTTGAAATGCAGAGCAAGAAGATTCTTATATGTGGTGGAACTGGATGTGTTGCAGGCGGTTCATTAAAAATTTATGATGAATTTTTAAAGTTAATGAAAGAAAGAAACTTGAATTGTACAGTAGAACTTGAAAAGCATTCACATGATGAATCAGTTGGACTTAAAAAAAGTGGATGTCATGGATTTTGTGAAATGGGTCCTCTTATAAGGATTGAACCATTTGGATATTTGTACATAAAAGTAAAACCAGAGGATTGTGGAGAAATTTTAGATAAAACTATACTTAATAATGAATGTGTAGAACGACTTGTATATAAAAAAGATGATGTAATATATAAAAAACAGGATGAAATTCCTTTTTATAAAAAGCAAACTAGAATAGCTCTTAAACATTGTGGACATATAGATGCAACTTCAATAAAAGAATGTATAGCTTTAGGTGGATATTCTTCTCTTGAAAAAGCATTATTTGATATGACTTCGGATGAAATTATTAAGCAAATTGATGAATCCAATTTAAGAGGACGTGGGGGCGGAGGATTTCCTACTGGTCGTAAATGGGGTCAAGTAAAACGTCAAAAAGCAGATATGAAATATATTGTTTGTAATGGTGATGAAGGTGATCCAGGTGCATTTATGGATAGAAGTGTAATGGAAGGAGATCCTCATAGGTTAATTGAAGGAATGATGATTGCGGCTGTAGCTTGTGGTGCAAAAGAAGGTTATATTTATGTTCGTGCAGAATATCCTCTTGCTGTAAGTAGACTTGCTAATGCAATTGAACAAGCAAAAGAATGTGGAATATTAGGTGAAAATATTCTTGGAACAAATTTTAACTTTGATATCAAAATTAATAAAGGTGCAGGTGCTTTTGTATGTGGAGAGGGAAGTGCACTTACAGCTTCTATAGAAGGAAAAAGGGGAATGCCTAGAGTAAAACCTCCAAGAACTGTTGAGCATGGACTTTTTGATAAACCAACAGTGCTTAATAATGTTGAAACTTTTGCAAATGTACCAATAATTATTGATGAAGGAGCACAATGGTATAAAGAAATTGGAACTGAGGATAGTCCTGGTACGAAAGCTTTTGCTTTAACAGGAAACATTGAAAATACAGGGCTTATTGAAGTACCGATGGGAACCACCTTGAGAGAAGTAATATTTGATATAGGTGGAGGAATAAGAGACGGCAAAAAATTTAAGGCAGTGCAAATCGGAGGACCATCGGGAGGATGCCTTACAACTGATAATCTTGATTTGCCACTGGATTTTGATTCACTAAAAAAAGTAGGAGCTATGATAGGCTCTGGTGGTTTAGTAGTTATGGATGAAGATACCTGTATGGTTGAAGTTGCTAGATTTTTTATGAACTTTACTCGTAACGAGTCTTGTGGTAAATGTGTTCCATGTCGTGAAGGTACTAAGAGAATGCTTGAAATTCTTGAAGGTATTGTTGCAGGTAATGGTAAATTAGAAGATATAGATATGTTATTAGAACTTGCGGATACTATATCTTCAACAGCATTATGTGGACTTGGGAAATCAGCTTCATCTCCAGTTGTTAGTACTATTAAAAATTTCCGTGATGAATATGAAACTCATATAGTTGATAAAAAGTGCCCTTCAAAAACGTGTACTAAACTTAAAAAGATATTTATTGATAGAGAAATTTGTAAAGGATGTTCAAAGTGTTCTAAAGTTTGTCCTGTTGGGGCGATTTCTGGTAAAGTTAAAAATCCATTTGAAATTGATCAAAATAAATGTGTGAAATGTGGTACTTGTATTGATGCTTGTGCATTTAAAGCTATAAAGGAGGATTAA
- a CDS encoding [FeFe] hydrogenase, group A has translation MNGNFMIIDNIPVKINGEKNILELIRKIGIELPTFCYHSELSVYGACRMCMVENKHGGIEAACSTPPKAGMEIFTNTPRLRKYRKNILELLLANHCRDCTTCEKNGHCKLQDLAKRFGINKVSFNNTSKNEQIDDSSSCIVRDKSKCILCGDCVRVCEEVQNVGAIDFVSRGSNMSVTTAFDEPIANSNCVGCGQCAAVCPTGAIVVKNDTAKLWDELSDKNTKVIVQIAPAVRVGINGELGQENGSNAMGKIVAALRRMGFDNVFDSSTGADLTVLEESSELISRIEKNEKLPLFTSCCPAWINYVENNHMDLMKNISTCKSPMEMFASVIKEYYKDSDKKIVVVAVMPCTAKKFEAKRDEFKQNGVADVDYVITTQELISMIRESGIVFSELEPEAVDMPFGLSSGGGVIFGVTGGVTEAVLRKILEDESNTILNAIVFDGVRGLQGVKETSINIGDREVKIAIASGLKNAENLIKKIKSGEVHYDFIEVMACPGGCISGGGQPFQNSEGKLKRSAGLYKADKMSSIKRSNDNPLMKTLYSGLLKDKVHKLLHVEYK, from the coding sequence ATGAATGGAAATTTTATGATTATAGATAATATTCCTGTTAAAATAAATGGTGAAAAAAATATTCTTGAATTAATTAGAAAAATCGGTATTGAATTACCTACATTTTGTTACCATTCGGAACTTTCGGTTTATGGAGCATGTCGCATGTGCATGGTAGAAAATAAACATGGTGGTATAGAAGCAGCTTGTTCTACTCCACCTAAAGCAGGTATGGAAATATTTACAAATACTCCTAGGCTTAGAAAGTATAGAAAAAATATTCTTGAATTGTTGCTTGCAAACCACTGTAGAGATTGTACAACTTGTGAAAAAAATGGTCATTGTAAGCTTCAGGATTTAGCAAAGCGATTTGGAATAAATAAGGTAAGTTTTAATAATACTTCTAAAAATGAACAAATAGATGATTCGTCATCATGTATTGTAAGAGATAAAAGTAAATGTATACTATGCGGCGATTGCGTAAGAGTATGTGAAGAAGTACAAAATGTTGGAGCTATCGATTTTGTTAGTAGAGGTTCTAATATGAGTGTAACTACTGCATTTGATGAACCTATAGCAAATTCAAATTGTGTTGGATGTGGTCAATGTGCAGCTGTATGTCCTACTGGTGCTATTGTAGTTAAGAATGATACAGCTAAACTTTGGGATGAACTTAGTGATAAAAATACAAAAGTTATAGTTCAAATTGCACCTGCTGTAAGAGTAGGAATCAATGGAGAATTAGGACAAGAAAATGGAAGTAATGCAATGGGTAAAATAGTAGCTGCGCTAAGAAGAATGGGATTTGACAATGTATTTGATAGTTCAACAGGAGCTGATCTTACAGTATTAGAGGAATCATCAGAACTTATTTCAAGAATTGAAAAAAATGAAAAATTACCATTATTTACATCATGCTGTCCTGCATGGATAAATTATGTAGAAAATAACCATATGGATTTAATGAAAAATATTTCTACATGTAAGTCTCCTATGGAAATGTTTGCTTCTGTAATTAAAGAATATTATAAGGATTCTGATAAGAAAATTGTAGTTGTAGCAGTAATGCCTTGTACTGCGAAAAAATTTGAAGCAAAAAGAGATGAGTTCAAACAAAATGGTGTTGCTGATGTAGATTACGTAATAACTACACAAGAACTTATTAGTATGATAAGGGAATCGGGAATAGTATTTTCTGAATTAGAACCTGAAGCAGTTGATATGCCGTTTGGACTTAGCAGTGGAGGCGGTGTTATATTTGGAGTAACAGGTGGTGTTACAGAAGCTGTTTTACGTAAAATTTTAGAAGATGAATCTAATACTATACTAAATGCTATTGTATTTGATGGCGTTAGAGGACTACAAGGTGTTAAAGAAACTAGTATTAATATTGGTGATCGTGAAGTGAAAATTGCAATAGCAAGTGGACTAAAAAATGCAGAAAATCTTATTAAAAAAATAAAATCTGGTGAAGTACATTATGATTTTATTGAAGTTATGGCATGTCCAGGTGGATGTATTTCTGGAGGTGGTCAGCCGTTCCAAAATAGTGAGGGGAAATTGAAACGTAGTGCTGGATTATATAAAGCTGATAAAATGAGCAGCATAAAACGTTCCAATGATAATCCATTGATGAAAACATTATATTCAGGATTATTAAAAGATAAGGTACATAAATTGTTACATGTAGAGTATAAGTAA
- the fdhF gene encoding formate dehydrogenase subunit alpha, producing the protein MENKVLTVCPYCGAGCNLYLVVEDGKIVRAEPANGRTNEGNLCLKGHYGWDFLNDPKILTARLKKPMIRKNGQLEEVSWEEAIDFTASKLKEIKEKYGPNSIMGTGCARGSGNEANYIMQKFMRAVIGTNNVDHCARVUHAPSVAGLAYVLGNGAMSNGIHEIDDCDLVFIFGYNGADSHPIVARRIINAKRKGAKIVVTDPRITESARIADLWLPIKNGTNMILVNAFANVLINEGLYNKQYVEEHTVGFEEYKALVEKYTPEYAEKMTGVPAKDIRKAMKMYSKAKNAMILYGMGVCQFGQAVDVVKGLASLALLTGNFGRPNVGIGPVRGQNNVQGACDMGALPNVYPGYQSVTNDEIREKFENAWGVKLPNKVGYHLTEVPHLVLKEDKIKAYYIMGEDPVQSDPDAAEVREALDKLELVIVQDIFMNKTALHADVILPATSWGEHEGVYSSADRGFQRFRKAIEPTGDVKPDWQIISEIATAMGYEMNYKSTKEIWDELRNLCPNFKGASYERLEELGGIQWPCPSEDHPGTSYLYKGNKFNTSSGKANLFAAEWRAPMESTDNEYPLVLSTVREVGHYSVRTMTGNCRALQQLADEPGYVQINPEDARNLNILDQQFVRISSRRGSVVAKSLVTDRVNKGAVYMTYQWWVGACNELTLNNLDPISKTPEYKYCAVRVENIKDQKSAEQYVKDEYTKIRKKMNINLECCK; encoded by the coding sequence ATGGAAAATAAGGTATTGACTGTCTGTCCTTATTGTGGTGCTGGATGTAATTTATATCTGGTTGTAGAAGATGGAAAGATAGTAAGAGCTGAACCTGCTAATGGTAGAACTAATGAGGGAAATTTATGTCTTAAAGGACACTATGGATGGGATTTTTTAAATGATCCTAAAATTTTAACAGCTCGTTTAAAGAAACCTATGATAAGAAAAAATGGACAACTTGAAGAGGTTTCATGGGAAGAAGCTATAGATTTTACAGCTTCAAAATTGAAAGAAATTAAAGAGAAATATGGACCAAATTCAATTATGGGAACAGGTTGTGCTAGAGGATCGGGAAATGAAGCTAATTACATTATGCAAAAGTTTATGAGAGCGGTTATTGGAACTAATAATGTTGATCACTGTGCTAGAGTTTGACATGCACCATCTGTAGCCGGTCTGGCTTATGTATTAGGTAATGGAGCAATGTCAAATGGTATTCATGAAATAGATGATTGTGATCTAGTATTTATTTTTGGATATAATGGTGCGGATTCACATCCTATAGTTGCAAGAAGAATAATAAATGCAAAACGAAAGGGAGCTAAAATAGTAGTAACAGATCCACGTATAACAGAATCGGCTAGGATAGCTGATTTATGGCTTCCTATAAAAAATGGTACTAATATGATACTAGTAAATGCTTTTGCAAATGTTTTAATAAATGAAGGCTTATACAACAAGCAATATGTAGAAGAACATACAGTAGGATTTGAAGAATATAAGGCTTTAGTTGAAAAGTATACTCCAGAGTATGCAGAAAAAATGACTGGAGTACCAGCAAAAGATATAAGAAAAGCAATGAAAATGTATTCTAAAGCTAAAAATGCCATGATACTTTATGGAATGGGAGTATGTCAATTTGGACAAGCAGTTGATGTTGTTAAAGGTTTAGCATCATTGGCACTTCTAACAGGAAACTTTGGAAGACCAAATGTAGGGATTGGTCCTGTAAGGGGACAAAATAATGTACAAGGTGCTTGTGATATGGGGGCGCTTCCTAATGTATATCCAGGATATCAATCAGTAACAAATGATGAAATAAGGGAAAAATTTGAAAATGCTTGGGGAGTAAAACTTCCAAATAAAGTGGGATATCACTTAACTGAAGTTCCTCATTTAGTGCTAAAAGAGGATAAAATAAAAGCTTATTACATTATGGGTGAGGATCCAGTACAAAGTGATCCAGATGCAGCAGAGGTTAGAGAAGCCTTAGATAAATTAGAGCTTGTAATTGTTCAAGATATATTTATGAATAAAACAGCGCTTCATGCAGATGTAATATTGCCAGCTACTTCTTGGGGTGAACATGAAGGGGTATATAGTTCGGCTGATAGAGGGTTCCAAAGATTCCGTAAGGCAATAGAGCCTACAGGAGATGTAAAACCTGATTGGCAAATAATAAGTGAAATTGCTACAGCTATGGGATATGAAATGAATTATAAAAGTACAAAGGAAATTTGGGATGAATTAAGAAACTTGTGTCCAAACTTTAAGGGAGCAAGTTACGAAAGACTTGAAGAACTAGGTGGAATTCAATGGCCATGTCCTTCGGAAGACCATCCAGGAACTTCATATTTGTATAAAGGAAATAAGTTTAATACTTCTAGCGGAAAGGCAAATTTATTTGCAGCAGAATGGAGAGCGCCTATGGAGAGTACAGATAATGAATATCCTCTAGTACTTTCTACAGTAAGGGAGGTTGGTCACTATTCAGTAAGAACAATGACTGGTAACTGTAGGGCACTTCAGCAGTTAGCTGATGAACCAGGGTATGTTCAGATAAATCCAGAGGATGCTAGAAACTTAAATATATTGGATCAACAATTTGTGAGAATAAGTTCACGTAGAGGATCTGTAGTAGCTAAGTCATTGGTTACAGATAGAGTTAATAAGGGCGCAGTGTATATGACATATCAATGGTGGGTAGGAGCGTGTAACGAACTTACTTTAAATAACTTAGATCCTATATCTAAGACACCAGAGTATAAATATTGTGCTGTAAGGGTAGAAAATATTAAAGATCAAAAGTCTGCAGAACAATATGTAAAGGATGAGTATACTAAGATAAGAAAAAAGATGAACATAAATTTGGAATGTTGTAAATAG
- the nuoE gene encoding NADH-quinone oxidoreductase subunit NuoE produces the protein MDVAQKENLDMNGKDVIEKYPKEQRYTLAILQDIQRKYRYIPRESLEALAEYLETPVSRLYGMATFYKALSLTPKGENIITVCDGTACHVAGSMVVLDELEKILGIKPGGTTEDLKFSINTVNCIGCCAIAPVMMINDKYYGNLTPKMIKEILDEYRGEK, from the coding sequence ATGGATGTGGCACAAAAAGAAAATTTAGACATGAATGGTAAAGACGTAATAGAAAAATATCCTAAAGAACAGAGATATACTTTGGCTATTTTGCAAGATATACAAAGAAAGTATAGGTATATCCCTAGAGAGTCTTTAGAGGCTTTGGCTGAGTACTTAGAAACTCCTGTTAGTAGGCTATATGGTATGGCTACATTTTACAAAGCTTTAAGTTTAACACCAAAAGGGGAGAACATTATAACAGTATGTGATGGAACTGCTTGTCACGTAGCTGGATCAATGGTGGTGTTAGATGAACTTGAAAAAATATTAGGTATTAAACCTGGGGGAACAACAGAAGATCTTAAGTTTTCAATTAATACAGTTAACTGTATAGGATGTTGCGCTATAGCTCCTGTTATGATGATTAACGATAAATATTATGGAAATTTGACACCTAAAATGATAAAAGAAATTCTTGATGAGTATAGGGGTGAAAAATAA
- a CDS encoding NADH-quinone oxidoreductase subunit NuoF, giving the protein MSNKKTVNVCCGAGCLAKHSMEVFEELKKKVAELGANAEVKTEVKLKATGCDGLCEKGPVIKIYPDDIAYFKVKVEDVEDVVKKTLMNGEIIEKLLYFETSTKQRLRNHKQSEFCKRQNKIALRNVGEIDPTVIEDYIERGGYKALKKVLSEMKPEDVLKEVGDSGLRGRGGAGFPTARKWQTAAQINTTPKYVVCNGDEGDPGAFMDRSIMEGDPHSVIEGMTICAYAVGGSLGFAYIRDEYGLAVENMQKAIDVARERGLLGKNILDTDFSFDIQIVRGGGAFVCGESTALMSSIEGMVGEPRAKYIHTTEKGLWGQPTVLNNVETWANIPIILEKGGDWYHSIGSMEKSKGTKVFSLVGKVKNTGLVEVPMGTTLREIIYDIGGGVLNDRKFKAVQIGGPSGGCLPEEYLDLPVDYDTLTKADSMMGSGGMIVMDDRTCIVDVTRYYLSFLAEESCGKCVPCREGVKRMLEILTDICNGEGREGDIEELLEICSMAKDAALCSLGKSAPNPVVASIRYFRDEFEEHIRNKRCRAGVCKKLTTFVIDADKCKGCGMCSKNCAVDAITGDVKKPHVIDDDKCVRCGNCMNICKFDAVKVK; this is encoded by the coding sequence ATGAGTAATAAGAAAACAGTTAATGTATGTTGCGGAGCAGGATGTTTAGCAAAGCACAGTATGGAAGTGTTTGAAGAGCTTAAGAAAAAAGTTGCAGAGCTAGGAGCAAATGCTGAAGTAAAAACAGAAGTTAAGTTAAAAGCAACTGGTTGTGATGGACTTTGTGAAAAAGGACCAGTAATAAAAATTTATCCAGATGATATAGCATATTTTAAAGTAAAAGTAGAAGATGTAGAAGATGTAGTTAAAAAGACATTGATGAATGGAGAAATTATTGAAAAATTATTATATTTTGAAACATCAACTAAACAAAGATTAAGAAATCATAAACAAAGTGAGTTTTGTAAAAGACAGAATAAAATTGCTCTTAGAAATGTAGGAGAAATAGATCCAACAGTTATAGAAGATTATATAGAAAGAGGCGGATACAAAGCATTAAAGAAAGTTCTTTCAGAAATGAAGCCAGAAGATGTACTTAAAGAAGTAGGTGATTCAGGACTTAGAGGAAGAGGTGGAGCTGGATTCCCTACGGCTCGTAAATGGCAGACAGCTGCACAAATTAATACAACACCTAAATATGTAGTGTGCAATGGTGATGAAGGTGACCCAGGTGCATTTATGGATAGAAGTATAATGGAAGGTGATCCTCACAGCGTTATTGAAGGTATGACAATTTGCGCTTATGCAGTTGGAGGAAGTTTAGGGTTTGCATATATAAGAGATGAATATGGACTAGCTGTTGAAAATATGCAGAAGGCAATAGATGTAGCGAGAGAAAGAGGTCTTTTAGGTAAGAATATATTAGATACTGATTTTTCATTTGATATCCAAATAGTAAGAGGTGGAGGAGCTTTTGTCTGTGGTGAATCTACAGCACTTATGTCTTCTATTGAGGGTATGGTAGGAGAGCCTAGAGCTAAATATATACACACTACAGAAAAGGGTTTATGGGGACAACCTACAGTGTTGAATAATGTCGAAACCTGGGCTAATATTCCTATAATACTTGAAAAAGGTGGAGATTGGTATCATTCAATAGGAAGCATGGAAAAGAGTAAAGGTACAAAGGTATTCTCACTAGTTGGTAAGGTTAAGAATACTGGTCTTGTAGAAGTTCCTATGGGTACTACTTTAAGAGAAATTATATATGATATAGGTGGAGGCGTATTAAACGATAGAAAGTTTAAGGCTGTTCAAATAGGTGGACCATCAGGAGGATGTTTACCTGAAGAATATCTAGATTTGCCAGTTGATTATGATACTTTAACTAAGGCAGATTCAATGATGGGTTCAGGTGGTATGATTGTTATGGATGATAGAACTTGTATCGTTGATGTTACAAGATATTATCTAAGTTTCCTAGCTGAAGAATCTTGTGGAAAATGTGTGCCTTGTAGAGAAGGCGTAAAGAGGATGCTGGAAATATTAACAGATATATGTAATGGAGAAGGTAGAGAAGGAGATATAGAAGAACTTCTTGAAATTTGTTCAATGGCAAAGGATGCAGCTTTATGTAGCCTTGGAAAGAGTGCACCAAATCCAGTAGTTGCATCAATAAGATATTTCAGAGATGAATTTGAAGAACACATAAGAAATAAGAGATGTAGAGCAGGTGTATGTAAGAAGCTTACAACATTTGTTATAGATGCTGACAAGTGTAAAGGCTGCGGTATGTGCAGCAAGAATTGTGCAGTGGATGCTATTACAGGAGACGTTAAAAAACCTCATGTAATTGATGATGATAAGTGTGTAAGATGTGGAAACTGTATGAACATATGTAAATTTGATGCAGTTAAAGTTAAATAG
- a CDS encoding 2Fe-2S iron-sulfur cluster-binding protein, whose protein sequence is MKIIIDGKACEAEKGEFILQIAKRNNIYIPTLCHSDALAGLGSCRLCVVEVVDRGWSKVVTSCLFPVTKEVEVVTNSDKIKRIRKNIMTMLQIRCPENEEVAKMAEAFGVERKRVERFKLDNTENCVLCGLCARACKELGAGAISTVNRGIYKEVDTPYNEPSPECIGCGSCANVCPTNAIKIVDKDGEREIWGKKFKLVKCSECGETFATEEHIKFAYEKIGKELDMDKVLCDKCRRKAGVNEIKEIYEKV, encoded by the coding sequence ATGAAAATTATAATTGATGGAAAAGCATGTGAGGCTGAAAAAGGGGAATTTATTCTTCAAATAGCAAAAAGAAACAATATATATATACCTACACTATGCCATAGTGATGCTCTAGCAGGTCTTGGAAGCTGTAGATTATGTGTAGTGGAAGTTGTAGATAGGGGCTGGTCGAAAGTTGTAACTTCATGTCTTTTCCCAGTTACTAAGGAAGTTGAAGTTGTAACTAATTCAGATAAAATAAAGAGAATAAGAAAAAATATAATGACTATGCTTCAAATTAGATGTCCGGAAAATGAAGAAGTAGCAAAAATGGCTGAGGCCTTTGGGGTAGAGAGAAAAAGAGTAGAGAGATTTAAATTAGATAATACAGAAAATTGTGTGCTTTGTGGACTTTGTGCAAGAGCATGCAAAGAATTAGGAGCGGGAGCTATATCAACGGTTAATAGAGGGATTTATAAAGAAGTAGATACACCTTATAATGAACCTTCACCAGAATGTATAGGATGTGGTTCGTGTGCAAATGTATGTCCAACTAATGCTATAAAAATAGTAGATAAAGATGGTGAAAGAGAAATATGGGGAAAGAAATTTAAGTTAGTAAAATGTTCTGAATGTGGAGAAACTTTTGCTACAGAGGAGCATATTAAATTTGCGTATGAAAAGATAGGAAAAGAATTGGATATGGATAAAGTTCTCTGTGATAAATGCAGAAGGAAAGCTGGAGTTAATGAAATAAAGGAAATATATGAAAAAGTTTAA
- a CDS encoding 4Fe-4S dicluster domain-containing protein: MKADLNSFVIADPSKCIGCRSCEVACAASHRDKDAGLTVGTMDTPIVPRLYLVKEEKVVMPIQCRHCEDAPCANACPVHAIEQDDGSIRVNESACIGCKTCMLVCPVGAVDLLPRYDKKQSGAAFEEKVKLVAHKCDLCKENGGTPACVKACPKEALKLAVPRDEKKDRNIKAALGLLDFNSDI, encoded by the coding sequence ATGAAAGCAGATCTTAACTCTTTTGTAATAGCAGATCCAAGTAAATGTATTGGGTGTAGATCTTGTGAGGTAGCTTGTGCGGCAAGTCATAGAGATAAGGATGCAGGTTTAACAGTAGGAACCATGGATACTCCAATTGTTCCAAGGCTTTATCTTGTAAAAGAAGAAAAAGTTGTTATGCCAATTCAGTGTAGACATTGTGAGGATGCACCTTGTGCTAATGCCTGTCCAGTACATGCTATAGAGCAAGATGACGGAAGTATAAGAGTAAATGAAAGTGCTTGTATAGGTTGCAAAACTTGCATGCTTGTTTGTCCAGTTGGAGCTGTGGATCTTTTGCCAAGATATGATAAGAAGCAATCAGGTGCTGCTTTTGAAGAGAAGGTAAAATTAGTAGCTCATAAATGTGATTTATGTAAAGAAAATGGTGGTACACCAGCGTGTGTTAAGGCTTGTCCAAAGGAAGCTTTGAAGCTTGCTGTTCCTAGGGATGAAAAGAAAGATCGTAATATAAAAGCAGCTTTAGGATTGTTAGACTTTAATAGTGATATATAA